The sequence TGTCCTTCGCCCTTCGCCGGATCTGTCCTTCGCCCCCGCCGGATCTGTCAAGGGAGGAAGCCGCCCTTCGCCCTTCGCCCTCACCTGCCGCCCCCGCCGGATCTGTCCTTCGACCTTCGCCCCCGccggtagggatgtcaatcgggccagcccatcgggttttcgggctagccctatcgggttacgggttaatcgggtgcgggctaatcgggttggaggttttttcgggttgtaaatcttcaaccctaaccctaaacattcgggtttcgggctagcccatcgggttggaggttttaaaggtgtaaaaataaaattatcatttgtattttattattcttaatgatctaatatataatgtataaaatatacatagatataaattatataacaaagcatgaaatacaaaaatataagatattcatgatcacataacatataaaataagttaataacaataaaatgttcaacttgttaaaaaaataaaaataaaatattcaacaataGTTTCAAATTAAAGTTTGTCTTCTGAAAAGTTTTTCCAAACTTCAGAAGTTTTTTGTCTCTTCTTAGGCTTGGAATCGTCAagaattttgacatcttcttcACCACTCTCCATATCAACACTTGGAGATGAGTCCTCCGTCTTTAACACATACAACAtgaacaaaattatattaaaataagataGTAACCAATCATCATTAATTAATATGCAAATAAATCATTAATTAATCAAGGAAAAGATTAGTATTTAAATGTGGAATAAACTGTACTTCGGATACCATCTTATACCTTTGCATCAAATAAAGAATTACGaaagcaaaatatatataaatatatttaggCTTTAATTGATATTTACTTGCTGTAAAATCACTTTGCAGCAACATTAAAGAGAAAGGCTAATTAAGTTTGGCAGAGAGTCCCCCAACAAAAATAAGTTTCAACCATATTTTGTATATTATCAAATACTATTCAAATCccccaacaaaaataaaagcacCTAAAATCCCCCAATCTTTCGAAgagtatatagtatatatttaatatgttgcTCTTGATTCTGAAAAGAAAATACAAGTCCATAGGCCATGGCTAGCCAATTTTAtcgcatttaaaaaaaaaaagtagattaAATTGAtgcatattacatatatatgttGCATTTTCGTGGCTAGCAAAGATAGAGAGAAACCTCTAATACTCTATACCTGAAACTTCAAAGGATTGAAGACGAACTACGGACAACGGGTAGTGAAGAAACCGGAGGTGGTGGTGGCCGGCTGCCCGCTGTAGAAATCGGTGAAGTGAGACAGCGACTCGAGCTTCGTCTGTTCCGGGCGGCCGCTGAGCAGACCGTCGATGGTGATGGCTGATGCGAGTGGAGGCGAGGCAACCGGCGGTGGTGGCGGATGGGCTCTCCGTCGGCGGTGGTGCAGTGAAGAATGGAGTGAAAAGGCTGCGTAAGTGAGGGTGAAGAATGGAGGCGCAATTTGGAGAGTGAAACTTCAATTCAATTCattcaaaccctaatttttttattttttattttaaatattatgcAGCCCGACGGGCTGGCCCGATAACCCGACGGGCTGGCCCGCCTTAACCCGCCaacccgaacgggctagcccgattagcccgattCGTTATCGGGCTACAatttttcagccctaaccctgtaattttatcgggttattcgggtcggcccacgggtttcgggctggattgacatccctacccgCCGGATCTGTCAAGGGAGGAAGCCGCCCTTCGCCCTTCGCCCTCACCTGCCGGATCTGTCCCTTGGCTGAGCGACAGCAATTCTCGTCGCCGCCCTTTTTCCTCCATCTGatctcctccgcctccgcctctcacCTCTGATCTCCCCTAACCCTCTGCAAAACCATAACCCCTAATTTGGGTTGCAGATTTGGTTGGGGGAAATCGTTTGATTTCTAAGTTCGATTTGGGTTGTGGTGATTTACCGGCGGTGGTGCGGTGGTACAggcggtggtgcggtggtgATTTACCGGCGGTGGTGCGGTGCTTAATTAAACTAACATTAAGTTTTTTGAAGACACAATTTAACTCTTAATTTTagtctccttaatctccgtgccgaaaagaaacgagacttgaatagcgggacagagggagtataatttatagatattttaatgcattttaccaaatatgatattaatatgatactctctccgtcttACTATAAGTGAGACCCTTTTTTTgagcacgagaattaaaaaaggtatattttgtgtgtaggtgaaaatgtgaaaattgTGTTTAAAGGATAAAACTTttatccaaaaaagaaagagtctcacttatggtgggacacccaaaatagaaagaatctcacttatggcactaatatagCAATAAatatcattcgtgcaacactacataagagagtatatgacactaatgataCTAATATagccataagtatcattcgtgcagctCACTAAATgaagaatctaaaccctaaatgagaaatctaaaccataaatgataatttaaaccctaaatggataatctaaatcctaaatcgaTAATCTAAACCTACGGGGAAGTATTCCaaatggtcatataactgtACCTAGGTACATgccactaatgacactaatatggtcataagtaccatccgtatggcactaatgacactaatatgaccataagtatcattcgtgcaacactgaatatatggcactaatgacactaataatGTCATATGTGTCTAACTCGCGCGCAAACCAGAATCCGACCCAAATTTGATCCGCCAGGCAAAACAatcctaaaacataaaaaaaaaatagccaaattttgtttttttttaattagtggccaaatattatgtttcttttttcaaaatggccatgcgagtatattgtttctATAATTATTGTGTAAATGATTGAAACTCTATAACAAACCAAAATTTGTCACTAAAATTATCACAacaaaccaaaatttaatttggcGTGGGCAATGAGCGTGCGTTAAGCTACCCTATATTGTTGGGCCAATCTTAAATGAAATAGAACTCAAAATTGCAATTTATAATCCACGCCACAGAAAAGCAAAATAGTAACTCTTAAATGAACTTTCACCTTTTCACGAAAAATGCTAACTTCATTAACAGGTCACTGAAACATGGTGTGGACAATGCATACCAGACGCAAAATTTTGTCATAAACAGCCGATGAATGAAacaatttcatcatttttagtgctcgtttggttcgaGTAGGGGAATGGAgagggaatggaatcaaataaatgggtggaatgataacaataactattacttttatgaagtgtttggtttaacaatcgAAAGGAATCGCTAGTAAGGAatttcctttcttttgtttcccctctattttgaggcgTGACAAATTGGTTGATTGGGTtaactcattacccaaaccaaacaaataatgaattaaattcattgaatccctttccaacctcCAAAATTACCCAACCAAACATGGGCTTAGTCCCTTTCACTCCACCATAGACAAGACTCAAGCAAACATGGCCTCATTCTTATGAGGACACTGACAAATATGGCCTTACCAAATCAAAAAGATAAAGAGGGAGCACAATTGCATAAGAAACAGTAGCAATGTAGGAAAATGCTTAGCTACGATCAGAAAATGCTCGCCTTATCATCTCTTGGGCCCATGTAGCTGTTGATTTCAGTTGTTCGTCATCTGTCTGAAGGCACTCAGATAACAAATTTGAGCAAAATTTAGTATCTTTGAACAGCATTTTTACATTCGAGCCAAGTGCATCTGCTAGGTCGCCCTGAACTGCCACTGCTGCCTTAGTCACATGAGCATCCCTGAGCAGCAGAGTCACATAAGAACACATTGTAAGAATGTATAGAATGAAAGAATAAGCAAAGCAAACAATTAAGAAAATGTAAATAGAATGATCGTAATACCTCTGTTCATCTTTTGCAACCAATTCAACAAACTGCAGGAGATGAGGGGCATGAGGTAACATAAGGTCAGCTTTGGAATTTTTGAATCCTTGAAGAATTCCAGAATAAGCCTCAAAAATACTGCGCCTAAGATGGTTGCCATAGTCTACCATCTCCTCATCATTATAGTCCATCTGTGCGCACACTTCTGATGCACTTTCCATCATCGGCAAAGCAAAACCAATGTACTTCTCAAAGTGTTCACCAATTGCAAGAGCAATGTCACCAAAGCAGGAGAATATGGGAGGTTTAACCGAGCGGTGGAGTTCACCACTTGACAAATCCTTGAGGAGGTGTGTCATGATCCCATCACAATATGGTAAGATCTTGTCGTCCAAAGCACGACAAATGTCACCAACCACCCCAACTGAAATGGCACAAACCTGATGCTCCTCAAAATTTTGCAAACCCATTTCTAGGTACTTGTAGAACTCTTTCATATACATTTCAAAACGTGGTCCAGTGGCATAGGCAAGAGCTCCAATAGCCAACATTGCTTCTTCATGAACAGTAGTACTACGACAAGCAAAAACACTTAGGAAAAGTACCATGATCTGGTCCGCCACCTGCATAATTATAGGCTTAGTTTCCTCAGCACTGCTTAGTTTTTGAATAATAACCTGAAGCACGCCACACAGAGAGGCTTGTAAATCTCCTTGCTTTTCCCTGTCATCAGATGATACTATCTGAAGACGTAGAGTTTGTTCCAACTTCGTCATGATAGCAGGGAGAAGTTTGACAATTATCTCAGATGTCTCTGAAAGGTTTGAACACCGAACAACCTCATTCAGGGTTTCATAAGCAGAAGATCTGAGTTTAGAGTCACTGCCGTCTGTTCGCTCGGCAGTGGCAATTAAACTACTCAAGATATCTGGAAGGTAAGGCGTGAGCAGGGAAGAGCTTGGCCCAGCATCCTCATATCCCTGAGCAAGGAAATAGATAGCTCCACAAACCTTTTCCGAGACATTTGGAGCATCTTTTAAACTACCCAATAAGACTCCCAAAATCTTCTGGAGATTAGCCGGAGTAATCACAGAGAAACCAGTAGCTGGTGAGTGTAGCAATTCAAAGATACGACTAAGGGTCCATGCAGTGGTATCTTTTACATGGATGTTCTCATCATTCATTAAATTGAGCAGAAAATCCAAACCAGCATTTACCATTGGAGATAACTTCTCAATGCTTGGACCTTCAAGGATTGAACCAAATGCATAAGTAGCTGCCTCACGGGACCGCCAATCAGTCTTTGATATATTGGCCTCAACAAAAGGCATCACCAGAGGAACAACAGCATCCCCAACAGTCTTAGCAATGAGACAGAGACATGTACCACCAGCCATAGCTAGATTCCAAGTTCCATCATCCTGATCTTGGTCCTCATCCTGCTTAAGTAGAGTTTCAAGAAGCAGAGGAACTAAAGTCTGAAGAGCCTTTTCAATAAAGCGTGAGTGCTCCACGCTTGAATCCCCAATTTCAGGGACCTCGTAGTCTTGAATCTCTAATTCTTCATCACAAATAGAGCTCCAAAACTCTACTGCTTGAAGGGCAACAGCCTCCTCATCTCCTTTGACTGCATTAGATGTAAGCTCAAAGATCCTTTGCATGTAAGGTTCAAGCACCTCGTAGTATGTAGAGGCGATGGAAACAAGACACTCAAAAGCAGCCTGTCTGATCACTACCTCTTTTGCCAAGGCAGCATCACAGATAACCTTCATTATATAGTTCCTCTCCATTTCATTGTTAAAATTTGTGCGAGCAAATTCAAGGGCATTATACAAAGCTTTAGTGGCAGCCAATCGAACTTCAGGGTTCAGCTCAGCTATATTCATACCTTGAACAACAGCTGTCAAAATTGCATTCACTTCATCTTGCACAAGATCTTCATCAGAAATTACCTCACATACGTAACCAAGTGTTTCTAGGGTAGCCTGTCTCAAGGGTGGGGATCCATCTGGTCTAGTCATGTTGGCAAGGAGTGAACCAACAAGTTCGGGCCACTCCTTTCGGGGGATTTCTATTGAAGCTATCTCAGCAACAACCTGTGCAGCAGTATGGCTGGCCTCACGAAAAGTAGATCCAAGGGTGTTCAAGAGAGAGTTCTTTATTTGGGATTTAAAAGAAATGTCAATTTGAACCCATAGTTGCACAGGCTGTTCTTTTGTTGCAGAATCTTTAGCACCCAAGTCGTTCTTAAGGACAATACCAGCAAGTCTACGAGTCTCAATAGGCTTTCCATCATTCGAGAGCTCAACAGACAATGACAAAAGATATTGTGGCAAGTTTTCCTCCCGAAACTTACAGAGTATAGCCTCTGCTTCCTTTCGGACCTTTGCCTCTGGTGATTGAGCAGCTAATAGATACTGGGTAATATCAAATGACATTTTTCCTATGCAAGAAAGAAATATTCAGGATAAACCACTCAATAATTTTATGATTAAATGTAGATAATCAGAACCCTATAGTGTAGAATAAGTATAAGCCATCAGTAtgacaaaatataaattaaagaaGTTGATCAAAAATAATGTTAATGACTATTAAGATGATATAGCGTAGAAGGCCCATCACCACAACGTTAGAACTCAACAGAGCAACCTCAGaaacactattaacccaaaATCATTACCAACACCAGGCACCAAAAATCACGAAGTAACGATGTCTTATTCAATCATATGAAATTACACTATAGCTTTCTTAATTTTGGCTAACAATTCATAAGCCAGACCGCAGCTTAAAACCTTTCACCGTAACCTCAATTACATCAACAAACAGATCCTAAGACTAGATTCCACTAAACAACCTATAAAGCATCAACCCACAATTTAAATCGAAATAATAATCCCAAAAGGATAGATAAGCTAACTCCAATGATCCATTCATCAGATCTTATAACCTATTACCTAAACGAATACACCAAAAATAACTCGAAAAATCAACTCAATGCGGAAACACATAAATCTAAATAACAGGAAACTTACCTTAATTATAACTAGGAATTGTAGCCGCAGTAGCTAAGTTTTTCCCTTGTGCACTCCTCCTTCTAAAGCCTTTGGAGTTTAACTCTATACTTGTTTACTTATGCTTCTACAATTCTATAAATACAGAAATTATACGAATTTAATTAGTGAGGGAAAACACAGATGTCTGTATtgagtatgagagagaatgaggGAACTGATTTCGAATGAAGGGAATAAGCGGGAGCAAGGGTTAGGAGTtgcttataaatttataacggGCAGCAACTCAGGCTGCCCGCGATGCCCGGCACCGCTGACATCCAAAACCCTAAATTCATTTTTCCCCACTTTTACTTGgtagatttaaaatgtaaatatCGTATTAAATTCTAAAGTATATTcgctttattaaaaataatttgaattatatgaaatgtttttaaaaatttcaaatttattagACTACCCCCAACCGTGACTTTTGGGGAGAGTCACACATGTAGGACAAAAcaagatgaataaaaaaaaattacaaagtcATCAAAATTGGGTGACCTCGGGGATCTGCCGCCCCAAAGTCACGCCCTCCCACTTTTCTCTTTCCATGCCACTTGTCAAATTTTAAGTGGTagattaaatatttgaataaacaaaattttataatgttttttctttataaaaaatatattaaaattatattaaaatttttcttattttttgctctataaatagagcctAACTTCACTATATTTTTACACCCAAACAaaaactctctctttcttcatttCACTATATTTTCATTATGGATCCAAATTATCCCAATTATTATTatccaaattttcaaaatcatcaaaactcccAAGATTATCCTAATCCTCAAGATTCTGCAAATTTTTCTAATTGATTGAGCACACATATGGGAAAAATTTGGCACTGacaattaaatatgtaatttgtattttctaattgtatttttaaatttcacgtattgtactttgatatatttaatttcagttgtgtgtttaattcttgtaatcttcctttgtgattgagttaaatatcaattataataaatgaccatgtttaattataatataattacaatttaaaaaaatatttattttatttattaaatataataaataaatatttaatttaaatttatattttattttagatattaagataatttaaaaataaagagaaaagaaaaaatatgtaggTTGGGTTGGTGTCACCATTGGGAGTAAAAATTATGTTAGATTGTGGGTTGTGTAggtggatgagagagaaatgaatattttattaaaaagtgaaGTAAGGTTGGGTTGGGTGAGTGTCACGACTGTGGGTAGTcttatatttatatgaaaagTATCTCGGATTCATTTTGGGATTTTCAAAATTGTGATGTAATTTATTGGATTAtcgtattaatttatattttattattttaaataagaaaaaatcgaTGTTATTTTATGTTGCATCAATCTATTGAAATCGCATTGATGATACACTCTATTTTTGAACATTACCCCacacataattttcataattttactcAATGTGGACCttttcttcactatcaataTTTGATATTTTGAACAACTTTTTATTATGCCCCATGCCGTGGTCAACTATACATATTTATGGCAGACGGATGGTGTATCACTTAGAACTTATTTGTGAAATGTAGTATATAATTTTCCACCATATCTTAGTAACTACATCAATCTTGTATTGGACTCGGTAAAAATACTcataattttctaaaaaaacatttttttaactctattttttttttgtaaaaactagattcatgtattttctatagaatattattttgggttaatttcttgaaaatacatcaatttaagtcaaaattaatttttgactTGAACTTTGAAAAGGTCATTTATATACACCAATTTTATTGGTTGTTTAATTTAAACTCCAATTTTATTATTGGTGATCAATTTGGTCCATTCCGATGATAATGATTGAATAACTAATCATAAAATATAAAGTTGATGTATATAATTGAACTTTTCTCAGCAAAATATACCAAAATTGATCACCGAAAATGAAATCGGGGTAAGAATTGAACAGCTAATAAAGTTGATGTATATAACTAAACTTTTCAAAGTTTGCAACGAAAATGAATTTTGGGCTTAATTGGTATATTTTCAACGTTTAATGAAACCATACTTATTAAtgtatataaaattttcaaattaaacaAAACGAAAATAACCTCAAATTCAAATTACACCAATTTCTATTAAACATTAGCATGTACTAAACAATTTAAAATTAGTAAATCAAACCAAATATAGGTAGATGAATATTCCCCAATTAGATTCACAATTTTGATCATACGGTTACACAGTATTATCTTATGTAATCTCATTGgattttgggaaaaaaaaaaaaaaaacaagaagcTGTATTTGAAGAAGAATTGTATGAGCTCAAAATCCCTCACAATATACTGCCCCTGTTCCATCGCTCTCTCtattctctcatctctctctacacttctgtcgcagcccgattcccaacactagtgatagcggggtacgagtatcgatacgactaatataaatgaataaagaataataaaactaaactgaacatcgggtggaagctcacatcaaaacaTACCAAGGCAAAGCATTATAATTCGGCTCAAGGGTATATACGTCAACATCGTTATAACTTcttaaatatcaggaatttcaagaagaaaagcaaagtaggtacAACTTAATTTCCATAAGGAAGTATAATATCAAAAGTATCACAGCAAAAGgcgtaacaattatatgtatgaagacatataaccgcgagtatattacttgattagGAAAGAATAAagtatcatctcactaaggttttatcaatatcagaaggaaagcaaagtatatcatccttaagactctaacatcaaaggaaaGCAGCAAAGAACATCATCAATGAAacaatccccaccagcaccagtccaatctcgctccattgcttagcctgcacatttagaaatatatgcagggcgtgagtatataatactcagtgggcaaacgccgaaaaacatgaaaggcgctcttagagctatatgtttggaacttgccacatctcagcaatacacagaaataagttagcataaatgaatctgtgcatgcagttttaataatcataacatcataaataaacgactgcagtcaaagatcttaacatgtatgtaccacatcta comes from Salvia miltiorrhiza cultivar Shanhuang (shh) chromosome 3, IMPLAD_Smil_shh, whole genome shotgun sequence and encodes:
- the LOC131016478 gene encoding importin subunit beta-1-like encodes the protein MSFDITQYLLAAQSPEAKVRKEAEAILCKFREENLPQYLLSLSVELSNDGKPIETRRLAGIVLKNDLGAKDSATKEQPVQLWVQIDISFKSQIKNSLLNTLGSTFREASHTAAQVVAEIASIEIPRKEWPELVGSLLANMTRPDGSPPLRQATLETLGYVCEVISDEDLVQDEVNAILTAVVQGMNIAELNPEVRLAATKALYNALEFARTNFNNEMERNYIMKVICDAALAKEVVIRQAAFECLVSIASTYYEVLEPYMQRIFELTSNAVKGDEEAVALQAVEFWSSICDEELEIQDYEVPEIGDSSVEHSRFIEKALQTLVPLLLETLLKQDEDQDQDDGTWNLAMAGGTCLCLIAKTVGDAVVPLVMPFVEANISKTDWRSREAATYAFGSILEGPSIEKLSPMVNAGLDFLLNLMNDENIHVKDTTAWTLSRIFELLHSPATGFSVITPANLQKILGVLLGSLKDAPNVSEKVCGAIYFLAQGYEDAGPSSSLLTPYLPDILSSLIATAERTDGSDSKLRSSAYETLNEVVRCSNLSETSEIIVKLLPAIMTKLEQTLRLQIVSSDDREKQGDLQASLCGVLQVIIQKLSSAEETKPIIMQVADQIMVLFLSVFACRSTTVHEEAMLAIGALAYATGPRFEMYMKEFYKYLEMGLQNFEEHQVCAISVGVVGDICRALDDKILPYCDGIMTHLLKDLSSGELHRSVKPPIFSCFGDIALAIGEHFEKYIGFALPMMESASEVCAQMDYNDEEMVDYGNHLRRSIFEAYSGILQGFKNSKADLMLPHAPHLLQFVELVAKDEQRDAHVTKAAVAVQGDLADALGSNVKMLFKDTKFCSNLLSECLQTDDEQLKSTATWAQEMIRRAFSDRS